The Sphingomonas sp. G-3-2-10 DNA window CCGGCACACGCCCGGGAACCCCGTCGAGACGGGACGGGTATAAAGCCGGCCCTCGGTATAGGCGCCCTCCAGGCTGTTTCCGGATTCGAAGATGCCATCGGACTGAAGGATCGCGTCGAGCCCGGCACGCGCCTTGGCGCCGGCTGCCACGCTGGGCGGTGCCTGCTGCGCCAGGCTGGGGGTCGCGACGGCCACAGCCATCAGTACAAGGTAGCGAACCGTCATGGCATCCTCCCCCGGCCCGGCCGGCCAGCACCCCTTATAGGCGCTTGGCGAAGACGTGCGACACCGTGTGGAACCCGTTGCGTTCGAAGAAGCGATGCGCGCCGTGGTTTTGCAGCCCGCTCTCCAGGAACAGCCAGTCCACGCCGCGTTCCGCCACCCGCGCCTCGACGGCCTTCAACAGCGTCTCGCCGATCCCCAACGACCGGCGCGCAGGCTCCACGGCCATGTCCTCCAGCACCGCGAAGCGGCGGCGCGGCGTTTCCTCCCATGCGACAACGGCCATGCCGACCAGAACGCCGCCACCATCGCGCGCAATCACCAGATCGCGCTCGTCACCCAGTTCGGCGAAGTCCTCGGCATAGAGCGCGTCGAGATTGTCGACCCAGCGCTCGCCATCGGGGCTGAGGCCGGTCTGGATCTCGCCGTGGCTGATATAGCGCGGATCGGTCGCGACCACGCGCGCGGCAAACGCCGCCGCTTCCTGCGCTACGCTGCCTGACTTGTCCCACTCGACAGATATTTGCTGCTGCAATCCAATTCGCTCCATCTGGCCGGCTCGCGGCTATCGACCAGCCAGTTGGCGATCGCTTCGCAGCCGCCCATAATCTCCGCAACGGCTTCATAAAAGGCCTGGTCGCGATCCGCGACCGGCAGGCCTGCCTCGAAAATCTCGACGCCGACATCAAAGATATCGCGCACGTCGCGAGTGTAGTTGGAGCGGATCAGCGCGTCCCAGTGCGCGCGGAAATAATCATCCTCCAATATCTCCACCATCCACGCGATCCAGCTGGCGAACACCTCGGTCCGGATCATCTCCTTGCGGCGGAACCTGGCGCAGACCTCGAACAGGTTGAGCGACTGGTAATAGAGGTTGATCAGGATGCCGCGCGCTTCGGCATATTTCTTCGCCGACCATATCGTCTTGCCGACGGCACCGCGGATAGCTGCGATCTTGGTCTCGTTGTCCGCGGTATATTTGAAGATTTCGCTCGAGCTGGTTTCCAGCGCGAGATAGTTCGCCGCAAGGTGGACCTCGTTCTCGCGCAGCCTACTATCTTCGTAGTGGCGCTGTTCGCGCGCCTCGGCCGCTTCGAATTGTGCTCGTGCATTGCGCGTCGATCGCCACGCGTAGATCGCGGAGAATATCGACGCGCCCATCGCGAAGATGGCGATGGCATCGGTCGTCGTAACGGCGGAAAAATTGATCATGCGATCCCCCTGCCATGATCCGGCGGGAGGAATGTGCCCCGGCCGGCGATCAAAGGCCAGCCGGGGCATATCGGTTGTCAGCCTGCCTTGGGGCCGTCGTTCGCCAGCTTGATGTGCAGTTCCTTGAGCTGCTTCGGGCTGACTTCGGCCGGCGCCTGCATCATCAGGTCCTCGGCCTTCTGGGTCATCGGGAACACGATCACTTCGCGAATGTTCGGCTCGTCGGCCAGCAGCATCACGATGCGGTCCACGCCCGGCGCCGAACCGCCGTGCGGCGGCGCGCCGAACTTGAACGCGTTGATCATGCCCGCGAAGTTCGTGTCCACCTCCGCCTGGGTGTAGCCGGCGATTTCGAACGCCTTGTACATGATCTCCGGACGATGGTTCCGGATCGCGCCCGACGAGAGCTCCACGCCGTTGCAGACGATGTCATACTGATAGGCGAGGATATCGAGCGGGTCCTTCGTGTTCAGCGCCTCCAGCTCGCCCTGTGGCATACTGAAGGGGTTGTGGCTGAAATCGACCTTCTTGTTGTCCTCGTCATACTCGAACATCGGGAAATCGACGATCCAGCAGAATTCGAAACGCGACTTGTCGATCAGGTCGAGCTGGTCCGCCACGCGGGTGCGGGCGAGGCCGGCGAGCTTGGCCGCCTGCGCTTCCTTGCCGGCCGCGAAGAAGATGCCGTCGTTCGGGCCGAGGCCCATCGCATCGGCGATCGCCTTCATGCCGTCCTGGCCGTGGTTGTTGGCGATCGGGCCGCCGAACACGCCATCCTTCTGGGTGGCATAGCCGAGGCCCGGGAAGCCTTCCGACTGCGCCCACGAGTTCATCTCGTCGAAGAATTTGCGCGACTTTTCGTGCGTGTTGGGTGCTGCGACTGCGCGGACGACGCTACCTTCCTCGACCATCGAGGCGAAGCGGCCGAAGCCCGAGCCCTTGAAGAAGTCCGAGACGTCGCTGATCAGCAGCGGGTTGCGCAGATCGGGCTTGTCGTTGCCGTACTTGGCCATCGATTCCTTGTACGGGATGCGCTTGAACGGCAGCGGCGAAACGGTGCGGCCCTTGCCGTCCCAGTCCGCGAATTCCTCGAACACGCCGTGCAGCACCGGCTCGATCGCGGCGAACACGTCGTCCTGGGTGACATAGCTCATCTCGAAATCGAGCTGGTAGAATTCGCCGGGCGAACGGTCGGCGCGGGCATCCTCGTCGCGGAAGCACGGCGCGATCTGGAAATAGCGGTCGAAGCCCGCGACCATCAGCAGCTGCTTGAACATCTGCGGCGCCTGCGGCAGCGCGTAGAACTTGCCCGGATGGACGCGCGACGGAACCAGATAGTCGCGCGCGCCTTCGGGGCTCGACGCGGTCAGGATCGGCGTCTGGAATTCGGTGAAGCCCTGAGCGATCATCCGCTGGCGCAGCGACGAGATGACGTTCGAACGCAGCATGATGTTCTTGTGCAGCCGCTCGCGGCGCAGATCGAGGAAGCGGTTCTTGAGGCGGATTTCCTCGGGATATTCGGCATCGCCGAACACCGGCAGCGGCAGCTTGTCGGCGGCCGACTGGACCGTCACCGCGCTGGGGAACACTTCGATCTCGCCGGTCGGCAGCTTGGGGTTCAGCGTCTCGGGCGAGCGTGCCGAAACCTTGCCCGTGACGGTGATGACCGACTCGGGGCCGAGCGCATCGACGGTCTTGAACAGATCCGAATCGGTTTCGATCACGACCTGGGTGATGCCGTAATGATCGCGCAGATCGACGAAGAGCACATTGGCATGTTCGCGCGTGCGATTGATCCACCCGGAGAGGCGGACTTCCTGACCGACATCGGTCGCGCGAAGTGCGGCGCAGGTGTGCGTACGATAGGCGTGCATGGTTCTCGTCTCTGACAGATACGGAAAGGCGGGCGCATCCCCGCCAAGCACTCTTTTGTCAACCCGAAGACATGTCTATGGGGCCTAGATGCATATCCATGACCTGATCGAGGACTCCGCCTCGCTCGCCAATCTCTGCGCCCGTCTCGCCACCAAGCCCTATGTGGTCGTCGACACGGAATTCATGCGCGAGAACACCTATTGGCCCGAACTGTGCCTCATCCAGATCGCCGATGACGAGGAAGCCGCCGCGATCGATCCGATGGCGCCGAATATCGACCTTGGCCCGCTGCTCGATCTGCTGACCGAGAATGAGGACGTGCTGAAGGTCTTCCATGCCGGCGGGCAGGATATCGAGATCGTCTATAACCTGACGGGCAAGACCCCTCACCCGCTGTTCGACACCCAGGTCGCGGCGATGGCGCTGGGGCAAGGCGAGCAGATCGGCTATTCCAACCTGGTCGATACCTATCTGGGCATCGTGGTCGACAAGGGTGCGCGTTTCACCGACTGGGCGCGGCGTCCGCTCGACAAGCGCCAGATCGACTACGCCATCTGCGACGTGACCTATCTCTCCGAAATCTTCCCGCGGATGCTGGAGAAGCTGAAGAAGACCGGACGCGGCGCCTGGCTCGATCAGGAGATGGAGCGGCTCGCCGACCCCGAGAATTACCGCAACGATCCGGACAAGGCATGGCAGCGAATCCGCGTTTCCAGCCGCAAGCCCGAAGTACTCGGCCGCCTGAAGGCGCTGGCGCGCTGGCGCGAGCTGGAAGCGCAGGGCAAGGATCTGCCGCGCGGACGGATCATCAAGGACGAGACGATGGCCGATCTCGCCGCCAATCCGCCGCGCAAGCAGGCCGATCTGGGCCGCGTCCGGGGCCTTTCCCCCGCTTGGTCGGGCAACGATATCGGCGGGCGGCTGATGGCGGCCCTGGCCGATGCGCAGCCGATGACCACGGCGGAGATGCCCGCACGCGACGATCGCAAGC harbors:
- a CDS encoding GNAT family N-acetyltransferase, whose translation is MQQQISVEWDKSGSVAQEAAAFAARVVATDPRYISHGEIQTGLSPDGERWVDNLDALYAEDFAELGDERDLVIARDGGGVLVGMAVVAWEETPRRRFAVLEDMAVEPARRSLGIGETLLKAVEARVAERGVDWLFLESGLQNHGAHRFFERNGFHTVSHVFAKRL
- the aspS gene encoding aspartate--tRNA ligase is translated as MHAYRTHTCAALRATDVGQEVRLSGWINRTREHANVLFVDLRDHYGITQVVIETDSDLFKTVDALGPESVITVTGKVSARSPETLNPKLPTGEIEVFPSAVTVQSAADKLPLPVFGDAEYPEEIRLKNRFLDLRRERLHKNIMLRSNVISSLRQRMIAQGFTEFQTPILTASSPEGARDYLVPSRVHPGKFYALPQAPQMFKQLLMVAGFDRYFQIAPCFRDEDARADRSPGEFYQLDFEMSYVTQDDVFAAIEPVLHGVFEEFADWDGKGRTVSPLPFKRIPYKESMAKYGNDKPDLRNPLLISDVSDFFKGSGFGRFASMVEEGSVVRAVAAPNTHEKSRKFFDEMNSWAQSEGFPGLGYATQKDGVFGGPIANNHGQDGMKAIADAMGLGPNDGIFFAAGKEAQAAKLAGLARTRVADQLDLIDKSRFEFCWIVDFPMFEYDEDNKKVDFSHNPFSMPQGELEALNTKDPLDILAYQYDIVCNGVELSSGAIRNHRPEIMYKAFEIAGYTQAEVDTNFAGMINAFKFGAPPHGGSAPGVDRIVMLLADEPNIREVIVFPMTQKAEDLMMQAPAEVSPKQLKELHIKLANDGPKAG
- the rnd gene encoding ribonuclease D → MHIHDLIEDSASLANLCARLATKPYVVVDTEFMRENTYWPELCLIQIADDEEAAAIDPMAPNIDLGPLLDLLTENEDVLKVFHAGGQDIEIVYNLTGKTPHPLFDTQVAAMALGQGEQIGYSNLVDTYLGIVVDKGARFTDWARRPLDKRQIDYAICDVTYLSEIFPRMLEKLKKTGRGAWLDQEMERLADPENYRNDPDKAWQRIRVSSRKPEVLGRLKALARWRELEAQGKDLPRGRIIKDETMADLAANPPRKQADLGRVRGLSPAWSGNDIGGRLMAALADAQPMTTAEMPARDDRKPALGKDGALVADLLKLLLKIRAKEINVAAKLLARSDDLEALAAGQREGLSILEGWRFEQFGRDALNLVEGQLGFTVKNGKLKMTRTEVPE